In a genomic window of Flavobacterium crassostreae:
- a CDS encoding DNA-3-methyladenine glycosylase I has product MQTKIRCNWCLSSVLYQEYHDQEWGKPVYDDATLFEFLILETFQAGLSWITILQKRENFRQAFDQFDYTKIAKYSPDKIQDLLQDAGIVRNKRKVHAAVTNAQAFIKIQSEFGSFCKYIWAFTNNTPIYNYPKTLQDVAATTALSDTISKDLKKRGFQFVGSTVTYAYLQAVGIVNDHLQSCWKATQAAKETF; this is encoded by the coding sequence ATGCAAACCAAAATAAGATGCAACTGGTGCCTCTCTAGTGTGCTATACCAAGAGTACCATGATCAAGAATGGGGCAAACCAGTCTACGATGATGCTACATTATTTGAGTTTTTGATTCTTGAAACCTTTCAGGCCGGATTGAGCTGGATAACCATACTCCAAAAAAGAGAAAATTTTAGGCAAGCATTCGATCAATTTGACTATACTAAAATAGCCAAATACAGCCCCGACAAAATACAGGATTTATTGCAAGACGCCGGAATAGTCCGAAACAAACGCAAAGTCCATGCTGCAGTAACCAATGCACAGGCTTTTATAAAAATTCAGTCCGAATTTGGTAGTTTTTGTAAATATATTTGGGCATTTACTAACAACACTCCCATATACAACTATCCCAAAACCCTTCAAGATGTTGCTGCTACCACAGCGCTTTCGGACACTATTAGCAAAGACTTAAAAAAACGTGGTTTCCAATTTGTTGGCTCTACCGTAACCTATGCCTACCTACAAGCTGTTGGAATAGTTAACGATCATTTGCAGAGCTGCTGGAAAGCGACACAAGCCGCAAAAGAGACGTTTTGA